In one window of Macadamia integrifolia cultivar HAES 741 chromosome 2, SCU_Mint_v3, whole genome shotgun sequence DNA:
- the LOC122072014 gene encoding glutaredoxin-C6-like — protein sequence MQGMRILSEGGVRVEIAAPVGEGTVTGRTGAAPLTIDVGETPERMIERLITENPVIIFSRKSCCMCHVMKKLLSKIDVHPVVIELEESELGALAAHDVQDQDQHQGQGQNEGGITVVGPAPAPPAVFIGGKRVGGLESLMALHLSGELVPMLRDVGALWM from the coding sequence ATGCAAGGAATGAGAATTTTGTCGGAGGGGGGAGTACGAGTGGAAATTGCGGCACCGGTGGGGGAGGGGACTGTCACGGGGAGAACAGGGGCGGCGCCGCTGACGATAGACGTAGGGGAGACGCCGGAGAGGATGATAGAGAGGTTGATAACTGAGAATCCAGTGATTATATTTAGCAGAAAGTCCTGTTGCATGTGCCACGTCATGAAGAAGCTTCTTTCCAAGATCGATGTTCATCCCGTAGTGATAGAATTGGAGGAATCTGAGTTGGGAGCACTCGCTGCCCACGATGTTCAAGATCAAGATCAacatcagggtcagggtcagaaTGAGGGAGGAATTACAGTTGTAGGCCCTGCACCGGCACCACCGGCAGTGTTCATAGGAGGGAAGAGGGTTGGAGGGTTAGAGAGTCTGATGGCACTCCATCTCAGTGGAGAACTGGTGCCCATGCTCAGGGATGTTGGTGCCCTCTGGATGTGA
- the LOC122091632 gene encoding glutamic acid-rich protein, with amino-acid sequence MEIEGEDDSRIIIGNGSKDCGRGLGFPSDDRTVSRRHVSFELLTSSRIGKNKDINPDTEPTVSFEVLGKNPFWVFSNSSGDVRAFGRFERGELRIGDRFCVSAEKPILFRLKRIGVEDPEGKEKCVPKAVECSRRVSEAKVMAESIQNVVGKFEGEESLGSESLNVSDIDPVKEFGFVVMGHEFDRYPKQMVRDINNWKWYLEEAREDIEDDDLLEKNSSKGKKIVGRKKNDKRNDDEEWMGESEDEIVLMENIRRAKRPRHSMARSKYHGESSKDMGSSKHLVQRKTVCSDQGEDEEDNDEDNLGGFIVNDDDLELEEQEEEEEEEEEEDYDDDNDDDDENDDDNEGNDD; translated from the exons ATGGAGATTGAAGGTGAAGATGATTCGAGAATAATAATTGGGAATGGGTCGAAGGACTGCGGAAGAGGGTTAGGATTTCCATCCGATGATAGAACAGTTTCCCGCCGCCATGTTTCATTTGAACTACTCACCTCTTCTAGGATTGGGAAGAATAAGGATATTAATCCAGATACGGAACCTACGGTTTCTTTTGAAGTTTTGGGGAAGAATCCTTTTTGGGTGTTCAGCAATAGCAGCGGTGACGTTAGAGCTTTCGGGAGGTTCGAGAGAGGGGAACTCAGAATCGGTGATCGGTTCTGTGTTTCTGCAGAGAAACCCATCTTGTTTAGATTGAAGAGAATTGGGGTTGAAGACCctgaaggaaaagagaaatgcGTCCCAAAGGCGGTCGAGTGTAGCCGAAGGGTTTCGGAGGCAAAAGTAATGGCAGAAAGTATTCAAAACGTTGTTGGGAAGTTTGAAGGAGAGGAGAGTTTAGGTTCTGAGTCGCTGAACGTCTCAGATATTGACCCAGTTAAAG AGTTTGGTTTTGTGGTAATGGGCCATGAATTTGACCGCTACCCGAAGCAAATGGTTCGAGATATAAATAATTGGAAGTGGTACCTTGAAGAAGCAAGGGAAGATATTGAAGATGACGATCTGCTTGAGAAAAATAGctcaaaagggaagaaaattgttggaagaaagaagaatgataAAAGAAATGATGATGAGGAATGGATGggtgagagtgaagatgagataGTGCTAATGGAAAACATAAGAAGAGCAAAAAGACCTAGACATTCTATGGCTAGATCAAAGTATCACGGTGAATCCTCTAAGGATATGGGAAGTAGTAAACATTTGGTGCAGAGGAAAACTGTCTGTTCTGATCAaggtgaagatgaagaagacaacGATGAAGATAATCTTGGTGGTTTTATTGTGAATGATGATGACCTAGAattagaagaacaagaagaagaggaggaggaggaggaggaagaagattatgatgatgacaatgacgatgacgatgaaaatgatgatgacaatgaagGCAATGATGACTAG